The Triticum aestivum cultivar Chinese Spring chromosome 7B, IWGSC CS RefSeq v2.1, whole genome shotgun sequence genome window below encodes:
- the LOC123159259 gene encoding uncharacterized protein isoform X1 gives MQRGRGGRGGLFGFGDPFPAFGGFVPPGNLMSSFFRGSSPFDDPFFTNPSGSLIGPSLFEQSIFGSSMFGPHTALNGGGFQQQGPEPSRPKGPVIEELSSDDEDGADANEHDEKKKTNSMKHPRICKEPYVEDSGDEVQDNKRSRHEKFGKEYVRAGTSYQQPQTYMFQSSTVTYGGPNGACYMSSTTRRSGGDGVTMEESKEADTTSGKATHRIARGIGNKGHALTRKLNCDGKVNTMQTLQNLSEDELAGFEESWQRNAGPCLPGWDPRLNTLNSDKAGTLSTGIQEDNGMSVLPTPNDMFALPAPEQYRGFISSDMFALPAPEQYRGSISSRMKRRPLNGSFQGSPHT, from the exons ATGCAAAGGGGAAGGGGCGGGAGAGGTGGTCTCTTTGGTTTTGGGGACCCTTTTCCTGCTTTTGGCGGCTTTGTACCACCTGGGAACCTTATGTCCAGTTTCTTTCGTGGGTCAAGTCCCTTTGATGATCCCTTCTTCACCAATCCTTCTGGTTCTTTGATTGGACCTAGCCTATTTGAGCAAAGCATTTTTGGTTCAAGCATGTTCGGGCCACACACAGCTCTAAATGGAGGAGGCTTCCAGCAGCAAGGTCCTGAACCAAGCAGGCCAAAAGGGCCGGTTATTGAGGAGTTGTCTTCAGACGACGAGGATGGTGCGGATGCGAATGAACATGATGAGAAGAAGAAAACTAACTCTATGAAACATCCAAGGATTTGCAAAGAGCCAtatgtggaggactctggtgatgaaGTTCAAG ATAATAAGAGATCTAGGCATGAGAAATTTGGGAAAGAGTACGTCAGGGCTGGCACATCATATCAACAGCCACAGACCTATATGTTTCAGAGCTCAACTGTTACATATGGTGGTCCAAATGGGGCATGTTATATGTCTTCAACGACTAGGAGGAGTGGTGGAGATGGA GTTACAATGGAAGAAAGTAAGGAAGCAGACACAACAAGTGGTAAAGCAACTCACAGGATCGCACGTGGCATTGGCAATAAG GGTCATGCACTGACTAGAAAACTGAACTGCGATGGAAAAGTTAACACCATgcaaactttgcagaacttgagtGAAG ATGAGCTTGCTGGGTTTGAGGAATCATGGCAAAGGAATGCAGGGCCTTGTCTGCCTGGTTGGGATCCCAGATTAAACACGCTTAACAGTG ATAAAGCAGGAACTCTTAGCACTGGCATCCAAGAAGATAATGGAATGTCTGTACTTCCAACACCCAATGATATGTTTGCGCTTCCAGCACCCGAACAATATCGTGGCTTTATTTCCTCTGATATGTTTGCGCTTCCAGCACCTGAACAATATCGTGGCTCTATTTCCTCGAGGATGAAGAGGCGCCCTTTGAATGGTTCATTCCAGGGCAGTCCCCATACATGA
- the LOC123159259 gene encoding uncharacterized protein isoform X2, whose amino-acid sequence MQRGRGGRGGLFGFGDPFPAFGGFVPPGNLMSSFFRGSSPFDDPFFTNPSGSLIGPSLFEQSIFGSSMFGPHTALNGGGFQQQGPEPSRPKGPVIEELSSDDEDGADANEHDEKKKTNSMKHPRICKEPYVEDSGDEVQDNKRSRHEKFGKEYVRAGTSYQQPQTYMFQSSTVTYGGPNGACYMSSTTRRSGGDGVTMEESKEADTTSGKATHRIARGIGNKGHALTRKLNCDGKVNTMQTLQNLSEDELAGFEESWQRNAGPCLPGWDPRLNTLNSEEHGSSGHQQVTTYPCIENYGRTT is encoded by the exons ATGCAAAGGGGAAGGGGCGGGAGAGGTGGTCTCTTTGGTTTTGGGGACCCTTTTCCTGCTTTTGGCGGCTTTGTACCACCTGGGAACCTTATGTCCAGTTTCTTTCGTGGGTCAAGTCCCTTTGATGATCCCTTCTTCACCAATCCTTCTGGTTCTTTGATTGGACCTAGCCTATTTGAGCAAAGCATTTTTGGTTCAAGCATGTTCGGGCCACACACAGCTCTAAATGGAGGAGGCTTCCAGCAGCAAGGTCCTGAACCAAGCAGGCCAAAAGGGCCGGTTATTGAGGAGTTGTCTTCAGACGACGAGGATGGTGCGGATGCGAATGAACATGATGAGAAGAAGAAAACTAACTCTATGAAACATCCAAGGATTTGCAAAGAGCCAtatgtggaggactctggtgatgaaGTTCAAG ATAATAAGAGATCTAGGCATGAGAAATTTGGGAAAGAGTACGTCAGGGCTGGCACATCATATCAACAGCCACAGACCTATATGTTTCAGAGCTCAACTGTTACATATGGTGGTCCAAATGGGGCATGTTATATGTCTTCAACGACTAGGAGGAGTGGTGGAGATGGA GTTACAATGGAAGAAAGTAAGGAAGCAGACACAACAAGTGGTAAAGCAACTCACAGGATCGCACGTGGCATTGGCAATAAG GGTCATGCACTGACTAGAAAACTGAACTGCGATGGAAAAGTTAACACCATgcaaactttgcagaacttgagtGAAG ATGAGCTTGCTGGGTTTGAGGAATCATGGCAAAGGAATGCAGGGCCTTGTCTGCCTGGTTGGGATCCCAGATTAAACACGCTTAACAGTG AGGAACACGGCAGTTCAGGTCATCAACAAGTTACAACTTACCCATGCATAGAAAACTATGGCAGGACTACATGA